CAGTGAACTAAACTTGTGTTTGAGTATTACATACTGAAAATAATGTCTTCTTCCAAGTTAATGCTTCCTGCTTCACGAGCAATGTCTTCCATATTACTGTGGACAGTGAAAGATTTTAGTAGACGGCCTTAaccatcaacatcatcaaagCATACTAAGAAAGTTCTGAAGCTTACTGTGCTTCATCAAAGATTATAATCGCTCCTTGTAGATTTACTCCGCCTCGGATGACAGGATCAATTATATAGGAATAAGGGCAAAAAACCAATTGTGCAACCTCCAACATTTTCCAGGAAGCAAAATATGGACAgcctaaaaagaaaatagtttgAGATAAAGAAACTGAAATAATACAATCACTTAATAAACCAAATCCTAACCTGTAACAGTTTTTCCAATTTTTACAAGGTCTTCAATATCATGAACCCCATTGTGACCGGTCTGCTGAAGTGATGGGTAAGCTAAGATCCGACCGACGCCACTGGaagttaaagaaaacaattaaatggTTCGCAGgaggtaacaaaaaaatgaggaAACATAAAGAACTTAGACTATTAGGGAAAAGTTACTTGAACTCGGcacattttatgtttttcttatcttttagGAGCAACCgactagaaaaataaatagatgTTAGTATAGATAGGTTATGCTATAGTTGAAAATGATAGTGAGATGGTATGAATATGGATGcaaatttaccatttttcGTCTACATTCTCTTTCCCCTGTACATGACTATTGGTGCAGTAACGTTTCCTTGAACCCTAACACAATGAAAGATgtaccaaaaagaaacaatgttaATGAGTAGCTGCAactaatacataaataaaacaagatcCTCCGATCAAGTTTTGACATACCAATACAGTCATGGGAACTCTGTAACCGGTTTTTCGATACTCACGAATGACTTGAGTGATCTGAGCATGAGTTCgtctataaaacaaaaacaaacaatcaatcaataacaataagaaaaacataaacattatttggaacattttttcaaaactaatgTAATGCTTACGAAGCATAGTATATGGTGGGAATCTGAGGTTCATGTGGCTCCACATTACTAGATCCAGCAATATCTGTTCAGAAATATAACCAATATTTAACAACTACTAGAACTAATTAATCTCCCCAACCAATCATAGACGCAATTTCATTAGTGTCATGACAAACCTGAGGGCTGCGTTTTCGAATGAGACAAATTTCCATTAGGAAACCGAGATTTGTAGCTCTTTTGCCAAGCGAGAACGGAGCAGAGCAAAGACAGAGATTTGCCTGTACCCGTGGGAGACTCGAGCAATGCGTGGGAGTGACCATCTCTCTGGGCACGATCAAGCGTAGATATGACCCGGCTCATGAACGCAAGCTGTGTTCCGTAGGGTTGGTAAGGGAATTCAACTTGAAGGCCTCCGATTTGGTAGACATTCTTAGGGTTTTTGgagtttagggtttgtttCACTTCTTCCTTCGAATCCGATTTACTTCTTGTGGAAGCCATCTTCCGTTATCTAGATCGGTGGATTCGGTGAcggaagaaaaaacaatatgtaAGTAGGGGAATTGAGTTTCGAGAATTTCGTGTTGTTGAAATTAAGTGGGCGGGAAAACTTTACCTTCTTTCGCCGTTGTTTACAGCTTGTCTGGCAAGCTAAGATCTCAAAAACGACGTACAGTACTGATCTGCTAAGAAAGAACGGCAATACTTTCGCTCCATTGACGATTGTGCAGAAGTGGGCTTATAAAAGcccatttattaatttttgtcttttgaaaaAGTTAATTAGGCCTATAAAGGCCCATTTACCAGCAAAgcgaaagagaaaaaaaaaacaatcgttAAGACGATTCGATCTTTTGCTGTGTCAGTCATttatacgattttttttttgttaattattcaTCATTTCATCTGTTCGAATCGGGCAATTTTCGTCTGGAGAAATCTGGAGATAGGATTTTGATCGATTTCTAAGCTCTAATCTCAGTTTTTTGGGTAGCTCCGGTGATCCTTGAGATGGCGGGTCAGAATCCTAACATGGATCAATTCGAGGCCTACTTCAAAAGAGCAGATTTAGACGGAGATGGTCGGATCAGTGGTGCCGAAGCTGTTGGATTTTTTCAAGGATCTGGTTTGTCTAAGCAGGTTCTCGCCCAGGTGAACATTTCTTCTTGGATCTCTCTGCTTTCTGATTGTTTCTCGCTAGAAAGATCTGATTTCGTTTTCTACGCAGCTGATTTGGGTTTCCAAAATGCCGTGATTTTGATTGTTCCATTTGAATTGCATTCTATTTCTGAGATTTTGAATTGCCTATGAACTTAATAAGAATTCACGGGGTCAGATTTGAGTACATTTGTGTGGAAATAAGCTTTAAATCTTTGGTGTACCAGTAATTATGTATTTGAATCTGGAAAAAATATCTGGCATACAGTTTCCTTGAAGGGGTTCTATTTAGCGGTGTTTGCTATATAAAATTGTTTACTGATCAGTTGTGTTTTGCATTTGTAGATATGGTCGCTTTCTGATCGGTCACACAGTGGTTTCCTTGATcggcaaaacttttataattcTCTGAGACTTGTAACAGTTGCACAGAGCAAGAGAGATCTGACACCTGAGATTGTTAATGCAGCACTGAATACTCCTGCAGCAGCCAAAATACCACCTCCCAAAATTAATCTTTCAGCTATCCCTGCACCCCGACCTAATCCTGCTGCTACAACGGTCGGTCCAGTTTCCGGGTTTGGAGGACCAGGGGCTCCAAATGCGATTGTCAATCAGAATTATTTTCCACCTCAGCAAAACCAGCAAATGAGACCAAATCAAGGAATATCTGGGCTGACTTCACTTAGACCAGCGGCTGGTCCAGAATATAGACCAAGTGCCTTATCAGGTCAATTCCAACCAGTTCCTGTTGGTAGTGTTACGCATCCTCCTCAGCCTGTTCCCACTAGTGTATCTGGTCCTGGTAGTTCAACGTTCAATCTTAATAGTTTGTATGCTGGAGCTGGAAACACCAGCGGATATTCGTCAGGCTTTGGAGGGGGCAGCTTAGCAGCACCTTCTCCTGGCTTAAAACAAGAGTCACACATTGATCCAAAGGCGCTTGTTGTATCTGGAAATGGAGGTGACATGTTTTCCTCTTTCCAGCAAAAACAAGAACCCACTCTGAGTAATTCTTCAATTAGTTCAGCCATTGTCCCTACTTCTGCTGGAATCCAACCTCCAACAAAGCCTAATGCTCTCGATTCCCTACAGAGTACTTTCTCAATGCTACCTTCAGGAAATCAGCTTCAGCAGCCAAGGCCAGCAGCAAGCTCACAGCCTGCAGTGTCCTCACAAGGTCCATCCTCCGGTTTGCCACCTGGAAGTGCAGTTGGATCTGGCCATTCTACTCCTGCTGGAAATAATCAGCCTCCGTGGCCAAAAATGAAACCATCCGATGTTCAGAAATACACAAAGGTATTTATGGAAGTTGATAGTGACAAGGATGGAAAAATCACTGGTGAGCAGGCGAGGAATCTATTTTTAAGCTGGAGGTTACCCAGGGGTAAGGATTTTCAATCTCGCAGTCTACTTTACATAAAGAACATAATTTTTCTGTTAATATATGAAATGAACTGTTACCTCCGTTGTAATTAGATGCAATTCTGGATTGAAGAATCCTTTTAGAACTTTTTTTCGTCTCCTTTCTTCATGGGACAGACCATGTGCTGttatgttaaatatatttgctacCCTCCTGAGGGTTATGTTCCTTTAATAACATATGCAACTGATAAAGCTATGAAGTGCTTATGCTAACATTTTCCTTTTACTTGGTTCCCAGAGGTATTGAAGCATGTGTGGGAATTATCTGATCAGGATAATGATACTATGCTTTCTCTGAGGGAGTTCTGCATTTCATTGTATTTGATGGAGCGGTATAGAGAAGGCCGTCCTCTCCCGACCGCACTTCCTAGCAGCATCATGTTTGATGAAACACTGCTATCTATCTCAGGCGCACCCAGTCATGGCTATGCAAATGCTGGATGGGGATCTGGTCAAGGTATTGCCCAGATTTGATGCATTTTAGTGATGATCTTTTCCCTTTCCCTGGTACTTCACTTTAAGTCAAATTTCCGTATTGGAAGGTTTTGTACAGCAACCAGGGATGGGTGCGCGGCCAATCACTCCAACGACTGGTATGAGACCACCAGTTCCTGCACCAGGCCCTCAACCTGGCAGTGGTATACCACCTAATCAGCCAAGGAATCAAGCGCCAGTTTTGGATGCTCCTTTTGCTAATCACCTAGGTAATGGATATTCTGCAAGCTCAAATCTTCCAGAAGCAGCAGCTGATGAGGAAAAGGTGATCAGGATATTTAAGCTTAGATGAGTTGCATTTCCATATGCGTTTCCTTGGAGGcttgtgaaacaaaaatttctaaTCTGTGTAGGTTGATGAAAAGCAGAATGCCTATATGGACTCCAGGGAGAAACTTGATTACTACCGGACGAAAATGCAGGATATTGTGAGTATTACTCTTGTTATTTGAGAAGTGAGAAATTACTTTGATCTGTCTCAGTTTgctatatttaaaaataattaacttttgttGATGTAAACtttgatatatttgtattCATTAATACCTTAACGAAATTGTTAGCTCTTTTGAAAGAGGGaatcttgatttttctctGAAACGTTTGAAAGATTGTGTGTAAGATTAAGACCAATCTACTGGAATCTGACCATCTAGATTAAGCTGCAGAACTTGAATGTTATCTAGGTAATGGTCTTATAAGTTTGAGATTGTTGGTCTCCTGAAGTTCTGATCTTTTCCTATAGGAACGTATTTCCTGTTTGAGGCTTTGCTATTTAGATCTAGTTCTTCAGCTTGATCTATTATCTTATTTAGATTATATTTACAATCTGTGTGTCAGAGAGTAAGGTTCTTGTGCTGAGATCCAATTCTCACCATCCCACTTTTTCATTCATCTTTCTCTCAGGTCTTGTACAAAAGCAGGTGTGACAATAGATTAAATGAGATCTCCGAAAGGGCTTCTGCTGACAAGCGTGAGGTGCTTTTCACATAGAAAATCACTTTTCTCATTTCCTTAGAAGCAATTCTGTCTTATCCAGAACAATTTCTGCTGCAGGCTGAAACATTGGCAAAGAAGTATGAGGAGAAGTATAAGCAAGTTGCAGAAATAGGGTCAAAATTAACTATTGAAGAGGCCAGGTTCCGTGAGATTGAGGTATGACTAATTCAAGTGGCAACACCTATGTACACTCCAGccgtatatttttttttctccagtTCTTCTATGTGCATTTTCCCTTACTAGGCTTATCTAAActtcatcattgtttttttctttttctttttctctggaTCATGTTGTGCGTCTTGTCCTCTCCTCTTATTCTATGGCCCAATGCTCCCTTCTTTCACCTTTGCTGGTGAAGGGGCtttgaataattttgtaaCACATCTTACGGAAATTTGTTACTTATTGAACTTTTGCTTTGCTAACCCATCCAGGGGCGGAAGATGGAGTTGAGTCAAGCAATTGTGAACATGGAGCAAGGTGGTAGTGCTGATGGTCTCCTTCAGGTACATGCTATTCTATATGCTTACGAGATGCCTTAACTGTCGAGTATCTGCTGTACATGCCTGATTTGATGCTGTACTGGGCACATTTAGGTCCGGGCTGACAGAATACAATCAGATCTTGAGGAATTGATGAAGGCTTTAACTGAACGATGCAAGAAACACGGGTTGGAGGTTAACTCGAAGGCCCTTGTAGACCTTCCAGCTGGTATATGATTCCGTTGCCTTGTGACTTCTTGCTTTCGTTGTAGATGATTGCAAATAACATGTATTTTGTAAACAAACAACTTATGTGGAATTTGCTATGTTGTGACTTACAGGCTGGCAACCTGGAATTCAAGAAGGTGCAGCTCTTTGGGATGAGGAATGGGATAAGTTTGAAGATGAAGGTACAATGTTTTTTCCTATCTTTCTCTTACTAATACACttagatatatatagttaagCACATAACAAGGACATTGACTGATAATGTTCCCACTGTTAGGTTTTGGCAATGAGATCACTTTTGACAAATCAAAAGAGCAAAACTCGTCTGGTGAGAAGGAAAATGGTACGGTGGATGATGGTAGTGGGCCACCTGATTCGCCGACCCATGTAGAGGACAACTATGGCCCTTTTTCAGAAACCTCAGACCGCCACCATGAGAGTGAATATGGGACAACTCACAGTGAAGATAGAAGTCCTAGAGACAGTCCTGTCTCTAGGAATGCTACTGAGGTCCCATCTCCAGATTATTCTCAGGGAAAGAATTCTGAATTCTTTGATGACTCGAATTGGGCAAGTGCATTTGACACTAACGATGATGTGGATTCAGTCTGGGGATTTGATGCATCAAAAAGCCAGGTTAGTAAAGAAACATAGTGTCTCTCGCTTTAACACATCAATCCATCTATCAAAATACTAAATCAAATCTTTCAGTTGTGACGAATAGACATTGAACTGATCTTTTAATTTCtacaagattttgaaaatcCGTATTAAGTTCATGCTTTTCAGATTTGCGATGTTACATTTACCTTCTGTATGCTGAATCATTTAGTTATCTATTCAGAGTCTTAACCAAGCTTAGCATTTTCAATATCAACATTGGCAGGATGGAGATTACTTTGGATCAGGTGACGATTTTGGTGGAAACACAGCAAGAGCAGATTCTCCAAGTTCAAGAAGCTTTGGCGCCCAGAGAAAGAGCCAATTTGCATTTGATGATTCAGTCCCCAGCACTCCACTCTCAAGATTCGGGAACTCTCCACCTCGGTTCAGCGATGCATCAGCTAGAGATAATAACTTTGATAGCTTCTCCAGGTTCGACTCCTTCAACACCAGTGAAGCAGGCGCCGGGTTTTCTTCGCAGCCCGAGAGACTGTCTCGGTTTGATTCCATCAACAGCTCCAAAGACTTTGGTGGAGCTGCCTTCTCTAGGTTCGATTCAATTAACAGTTCCAGAGACGTCACTGGAGCTGAGAAATTTTCGAGGTTTGATTCCATCAACAGTAGCAAAGACTTTGGTGGTCCCTCGCTATCAAGATTCGACTCTATGAATAGTACAAAGGATTTCAGTGGTAGCCATGGATACTCGTTTGATGATGCAGACCCGTTTGGTTCCACAGGTCCCTTTAAAGTCTCTTCGGATGAAAGCCCTACGAAAAGGTCAGATAACTGGAACTCCTTCTAGCCTCGGTTACTATCGTTCCCTTTTATAATCCTTTTTCCTCGCTTGATGAACTTGTGCTTGTttcataattataattttttcaccAAATTCTGGTTTTGGATGAGACACTAGCGTTAGTctatttgtaatttgtaaagttTGTCTCTGTATTGGTTTCCTACTGTATCTCTGTTATGTTATGAATTCATTTGCTTTATATGAAAGAAATATTTGAGGATTTCGTCGTGGATAAGAGATTAAAGGACaatgaaatgattttatttttctccatttttactgtttctcttctccaaaatgttttattattttgatatatccTTAGCTCGAGGTCTTGTAAGAACTTCTGGTAACAtttaaccaaatcaaaacagatACACTTGAAGGTGGTAgctacaaaattgaaaatcgaGCTAATGCATTGGTACATTCTAACCCTCTGACTCGAAGAAGATATGATTTTCGCAGCATCAAACTGCTATGATCAATGTAACATCAGTCTTTGAGGTTGGCTCCATTCTGTTTCCGTTGAATCCACTGAGCACATTTCAGGATCAGTTGTTACCAAGGAACTTCACTTCTCTGTGATCCGCTCAAAGGCAGATATCATCGATGCACGCATGTTGGCTATTTCCACCAGAGTTTCAAGAGCTGTCCAAAGAcgagagaaaaaagagtttcagTTGTAAACTGGAATCTTCCTTTGAGTATACTTGTGGTGATGAGGATGTTACCTGTTTCAAATGATTGTTGAGCGCCACGCAGCTTAGGAGAGACTAGACCTCCAAATACTGACAGAGATTTTGCCCGTTCTTTCTTTATCTGGAGCTCAACACATTCGAATTAGTAAAACCATCGTCCTACATTTTGAAAACAAGTAGAGTTTCTGCAGACGGTTAAATGATTGCTCACCTCTTCATCAGCTGCTAAAACGGTTTCATCCTTGGCTGATGGTTTCTCTTCTATCGAATTACATAAAGCAAGAGATGATGAAACACCGACAAACAAAGGGCAGAGAATAACCAACAGATGAGTCTTTTTTTACCAGAAACTCCTCGATGTCGTAGCTGTGGGCTGAGAGGTGAGCCTATCTCCGAATCTGTATCAGTAGAGAAGTCTTTGCCTTTCCTGCTACCGCCCTTGGAAGCCCACTTGGACAAAGCAAAATGAGGTACTGATCCCAAAGATTCAACTACAAGAGTCCATAGACATACACTGTATATAAGTTGCTTCCCcgcaaaaaaaacataaattcatAGCATATAAACGTAAACCATTGAACTATCAAACGCCCAAAGCATAAGCCAAACTTACCATCTTGGTCAGTCACTTGCAATGTTGAAGAAGCGGGATGATACTTAAGATCTAAGAGAGTGCTGTTGATGCGTAAAGTTCCCATAGAATGTCGAGCACTAGCTAGATCAAACCATCCCTGCAAAAATAACACATTTCAGTTCCATACCAAATAAGTTAATTAAGGCAGCAGACTCTCACTCTCATCATATCAGTGATATGAATCCACAAAAAAGTTTCTCCTCATGGCTACTATAGCTAGATAATCAACGAAAACGTTTCCCACGCAATCCTTTTTAATCCCAgattcaattcaattcaacACAGAATATCTCAAGTCATCTATACATCAGAACATAAGAATCATTCCCATAAGATCCCATTTTAGCTCAATACACCAAATATCATTCCAATTACCTCTCGAAGCTTAGAATTCACAGAATCCATAAGCGTTAAATATCCATCCAACGAATCTAGAAACTGCAAAACATTCTCATCTCCTCCCCCTTTTCCCAGCTCAGTTTTCACTTCTGATTCTTTATTCACATCCACTGATTCATCTCCTTCCTCGTAAATCTCCGCCATCGAAATTTAGCTCCAACACACGCGAATCAACAAATCGAAGCTTACACGAGGAAGACAACGTAAAGCGATCGAAACAGAGACAGATCAATTTCTCGAGTAAACGAGGCTATTTTCGTAATATTTCAATTAGTAAAGGCCCAATAGCCCAAGTAGAAGACAACGTAAAGCGATCGAAACAAAGACGGATCAAACGAGGCTATTTTCGTAATATCCAATTAATAAAGGCCCATTAATACCAATAGCCCAAGTCGAAAGATTACCTCTTTCGGGTCAAACCGGTTATGTTTATGGGTGGGTGGGTAGAGCAAGTCGAGTGTGTGTGAACACAGCGCCAGGCTGTTTGTCTCAGTTTGTCAAGTTGGCGTTTGGTGGCTCCAcgtctctctctatctctctctctcacatgACTTTTCGATTTTAGTCAACCTTTCGTGCTTTTCTCTtaaaaattcgattttttcttcaacccatcttcttctctgttatTTCCTCTCGCTTTTACCTGTCTCTCTCGTTCTCGCACGGGGATAGAATCAACTCTGCTCGAGATTTTAGTAGGAGGCAAGCTCGATTGCTTGCAATTAGATccatggatgaagaagaactcaCACTTTCTCGCGCGTTTTTAGCTCAAGGAGATTTTTGAAGAAGTGGTCGTTTTCGAATTGTCAacttcagaagaagaatcaactttggttttttcttttcccttctcTGTATAGCTTTGAGGAGGCGCTTCTTCAACTGGAACAGGCTGgtgtgcttttttttttatctcttttggtatttttgaaaTGCTTCATGAGAcgttgtttctcttctttatctttttgacGAATATTGCTAAATTTGGTAATCTTGCTATATAAGGGTTCATGGGAGTGATGATTTTGGGACACTGTTACTTTTCGTATTTTAGGTTATAGTTATGAttgaaagtttgaattttgtttccttggcTGTGAAAGAATCCGGGAACCAAACTGTGGTACTATCCCTTTTTGTGTTTCCAAAACTTTCTCATTCATTTACTATCAAATTTCGACACTTTCTTACCAGACTCTCTTGCATTGATGTATCCAAGTGGGTTTTCATCTAGGATCCTATGTTTCATAACAATGAGGTATTTGCTTGTACATTTGCAGTGAGTTTGAAGGATTAAGATGGTTGGAAGCTCGGATGGTGACCAGTCAGATGATAGCTCTCATTTTGAGCGAGGAGTAGATCATATCTATGAAGCATTCATCTGCCCATTGACAAAGGAGGTTATGCATGATCCTGTCACTTTAGAGAATGGTCGAACATTCGAGCGTGAAGCCATTGAGAAATGGTTCAAGGAGTGTCGGGACAGTGGGAGACCTCCTTCTTGCCCTTTGACATCTCAGGAGCTGACTAGCACTGATGTAAGCGCCAGCATAGCTCTGCGTAACACTATCGAAGAGTGGAGATCCAGGAATGATGCTGCCAAGCTTGACATTGCTCGTCAGTCACTGTTTTTAGGGAATGCTGAGACAGATATTTTGCAAGCTTTGATGCATGTGCGACAGATTTGCAGGACCATCCGATCAAATAGGCATGGTGTACGCAACTCTCAGCTTATCCATATGATCATCGACATGTTAAAAAGTACTAGCCATAGAGTGCGGTATAAGGCTCTACAAACTCTGCAAGTTGTCGttgaaggagatgatgagagCAAGGTTGAATCTGATTTCTTTTCATCTCTGCTGAATATTTAGTGTAGCATTTTAATGGGAAATTGAGCGGGTGCTAATTAAATTTTCAGCATCTTGCAGGCGATAGTAGCTGAAGGGGACACTGTGCGTACACTAGTTAAGTTCTTATCACATGAGCCATCAAAGGGGAGGGAGGCAGCTGTTTCCTTGCTGTTTGAGCTCTCTAAATCAGAAGCTTTGTGCGAGAAGATTGGTTCCATTCATGGAGCACTAATATTATTGGTTGGTCTGACAAGCAGCAACTCAGAAAATGTTTCAATTGTTGAGAAAGCTGATAGAACCTTGGAAAATATGGAGAGGTCAGAGGAAATTGTTAGGCAGATGGCTTCATATGGTAGACTCCAGCCTCTTCTAGGCAAACTCCTTGAAGGTGAAagaatttcttttctttgtttggttttaatatAACAATTACGCTCTCTACTTCATTTGCATAAAACAAGTTATCATCTTCCTTCAGTTGGTAAAATTCTTCCTTCAGTTGTTCGGATGCATCACAGTGTTATGGTATTCTGCCTTAGAATTTGTTTGCTCTAGGAATTTTACATGTTCGCTTGTAAGAAGAGTCAATTTTCTTCTACCCAGATGGTCAAATCTTTCATTATTTTCCTCTGTTATATGGCAAATTTCTTGTATGAATAATGACACCACATGTGAAATCTGCAGGTTCACCTGAAACAAAACTCTCTATGGCTTCCTTTCTCGGGGAGCTTCCCTTAAATAACGATGTGAAGGTTCTTGTGGCTCAGACTGTGGGTTCTTCTCTTGTCGATCTTATGAGAAGTGGTGACATGCCCCAACGGGAAGCTGCCTTGAAAGCTCTTAACAAAATCTCATCGTTCGAAGGGAGTGCTAAGGTCTTGATCAGCAAAGGAATTCTCCCCCCACTTATCAAAGATCTGTTTTATGTGGGGCCAAACAACCTTCCAATTCGGTTGAAAGAAGTCTCTGCCACTATTCTTGCTAACATAGTGAACATCGGGTATGACTTTGACAAAGCCACTCTTGTTTCAGAGAACAGAGTGGAGAATCTGCTCCATCTAATTAGCAACACAGGTCCAGCGATCCAGTGCAAGCTGTTGGAGGTTCTTGTTGGACTCACCAGTTGCCCAAAAACAGTTCCAAAAGTTGTTTATGCAATTAAAACCTCCGGTGCAATCATCAGTTTGGTTCAGTTTATAGAGGTCCGAGAGAATGATGATTTGCGGTTGGCTTCCATAAAGCTTCTTCATAACCTTTCCCCATTCATGAGTGAAGAACTAGCTAAGGCCTTATGTGGCACTGCTGGACAACTCGGAAGCCTTGTTGCTATCATTTCAGAAAAGACACCAATCACTGAAGAACAGGCTGCTGCTGCTGGGCTCTTAGCTGAATTGCCAGATAGGGATTTGGGTCTTACTCAGGAAATGTTAGAAGTTGGTgcttttgaaaaaatcatatcCAAAGTGTTTGGAATCCGCCAAGGGGATATCAAGGGAATGAGGTTTGTGA
This sequence is a window from Arabidopsis thaliana chromosome 1 sequence. Protein-coding genes within it:
- a CDS encoding Calcium-binding EF hand family protein (Calcium-binding EF hand family protein; FUNCTIONS IN: calcium ion binding; LOCATED IN: plasma membrane; EXPRESSED IN: 24 plant structures; EXPRESSED DURING: 15 growth stages; CONTAINS InterPro DOMAIN/s: EF-HAND 2 (InterPro:IPR018249), EPS15 homology (EH) (InterPro:IPR000261), EF-hand-like domain (InterPro:IPR011992), Calcium-binding EF-hand (InterPro:IPR002048); BEST Arabidopsis thaliana protein match is: Calcium-binding EF hand family protein (TAIR:AT1G21630.1); Has 12017 Blast hits to 4944 proteins in 443 species: Archae - 20; Bacteria - 3590; Metazoa - 3650; Fungi - 1736; Plants - 412; Viruses - 16; Other Eukaryotes - 2593 (source: NCBI BLink).), whose protein sequence is MAGQNPNMDQFEAYFKRADLDGDGRISGAEAVGFFQGSGLSKQVLAQIWSLSDRSHSGFLDRQNFYNSLRLVTVAQSKRDLTPEIVNAALNTPAAAKIPPPKINLSAIPAPRPNPAATTVGPVSGFGGPGAPNAIVNQNYFPPQQNQQMRPNQGISGLTSLRPAAGPEYRPSALSGQFQPVPVGSVTHPPQPVPTSVSGPGSSTFNLNSLYAGAGNTSGYSSGFGGGSLAAPSPGLKQESHIDPKALVVSGNGGDMFSSFQQKQEPTLSNSSISSAIVPTSAGIQPPTKPNALDSLQSTFSMLPSGNQLQQPRPAASSQPAVSSQGPSSGLPPGSAVGSGHSTPAGNNQPPWPKMKPSDVQKYTKVFMEVDSDKDGKITGEQARNLFLSWRLPREVLKHVWELSDQDNDTMLSLREFCISLYLMERYREGRPLPTALPSSIMFDETLLSISGAPSHGYANAGWGSGQGFVQQPGMGARPITPTTGMRPPVPAPGPQPGSGIPPNQPRNQAPVLDAPFANHLGNGYSASSNLPEAAADEEKVDEKQNAYMDSREKLDYYRTKMQDIVLYKSRCDNRLNEISERASADKREAETLAKKYEEKYKQVAEIGSKLTIEEARFREIEGRKMELSQAIVNMEQGGSADGLLQVRADRIQSDLEELMKALTERCKKHGLEVNSKALVDLPAGWQPGIQEGAALWDEEWDKFEDEGFGNEITFDKSKEQNSSGEKENGTVDDGSGPPDSPTHVEDNYGPFSETSDRHHESEYGTTHSEDRSPRDSPVSRNATEVPSPDYSQGKNSEFFDDSNWASAFDTNDDVDSVWGFDASKSQDGDYFGSGDDFGGNTARADSPSSRSFGAQRKSQFAFDDSVPSTPLSRFGNSPPRFSDASARDNNFDSFSRFDSFNTSEAGAGFSSQPERLSRFDSINSSKDFGGAAFSRFDSINSSRDVTGAEKFSRFDSINSSKDFGGPSLSRFDSMNSTKDFSGSHGYSFDDADPFGSTGPFKVSSDESPTKRSDNWNSF
- a CDS encoding coiled-coil protein (unknown protein; Has 59 Blast hits to 59 proteins in 24 species: Archae - 0; Bacteria - 0; Metazoa - 26; Fungi - 4; Plants - 29; Viruses - 0; Other Eukaryotes - 0 (source: NCBI BLink).) produces the protein MAEIYEEGDESVDVNKESEVKTELGKGGGDENVLQFLDSLDGYLTLMDSVNSKLREGWFDLASARHSMGTLRINSTLLDLKYHPASSTLQVTDQDVESLGSVPHFALSKWASKGGSRKGKDFSTDTDSEIGSPLSPQLRHRGVSEEKPSAKDETVLAADEEIKKERAKSLSVFGGLVSPKLRGAQQSFETALETLVEIANMRASMISAFERITEK
- a CDS encoding coiled-coil protein; amino-acid sequence: MAEIYEEGDESVDVNKESEVKTELGKGGGDENVLQFLDSLDGYLTLMDSVNSKLREGWFDLASARHSMGTLRINSTLLDLKYHPASSTLQVTDQDVESLGSVPHFALSKWASKGGSRKGKDFSTDTDSEIGSPLSPQLRHRGVSGKKRLICWLFSALCLSVFHHLLLYVIR
- the SAUL1 gene encoding senescence-associated E3 ubiquitin ligase 1; amino-acid sequence: MVGSSDGDQSDDSSHFERGVDHIYEAFICPLTKEVMHDPVTLENGRTFEREAIEKWFKECRDSGRPPSCPLTSQELTSTDVSASIALRNTIEEWRSRNDAAKLDIARQSLFLGNAETDILQALMHVRQICRTIRSNRHGVRNSQLIHMIIDMLKSTSHRVRYKALQTLQVVVEGDDESKAIVAEGDTVRTLVKFLSHEPSKGREAAVSLLFELSKSEALCEKIGSIHGALILLVGLTSSNSENVSIVEKADRTLENMERSEEIVRQMASYGRLQPLLGKLLEGSPETKLSMASFLGELPLNNDVKVLVAQTVGSSLVDLMRSGDMPQREAALKALNKISSFEGSAKVLISKGILPPLIKDLFYVGPNNLPIRLKEVSATILANIVNIGYDFDKATLVSENRVENLLHLISNTGPAIQCKLLEVLVGLTSCPKTVPKVVYAIKTSGAIISLVQFIEVRENDDLRLASIKLLHNLSPFMSEELAKALCGTAGQLGSLVAIISEKTPITEEQAAAAGLLAELPDRDLGLTQEMLEVGAFEKIISKVFGIRQGDIKGMRFVNPFLEGLVRILARITFVFNKEARAINFCREHDVASLFLHLLQSNGQDNIQMVSAMALENLSLESIKLTRMPDPPPVNYCGSIFSCVRKPHVVNGLCKIHQGICSLRETFCLVEGGAVEKLVALLDHENVKVVEAALAALSSLLEDGLDVEKGVKILDEADGIRHILNVLRENRTERLTRRAVWMVERILRIEDIAREVAEEQSLSAALVDAFQNADFRTRQIAENALKHIDKIPNFSSIFPNIA